Below is a genomic region from Gallus gallus isolate bGalGal1 chromosome 10, bGalGal1.mat.broiler.GRCg7b, whole genome shotgun sequence.
TCTTTGTAATCCTGTTCAGCTTTTGGAGATTGCTTTATCTAAGAGATAACCTTAGCTTAAGTACTAAAACATAAACCctttagtttttaaaaagcacagaggTGGATGACAGCCTTAGCTTGCAAACAAATGACTTTTCTCATATTTGGCCCTGTAAGGAACAGGTTGTTTTATGCATCTGCCCTGTGTATTTGTGCTTACACCTCTTAAACATCTGTACCCAAGAAGTGATGTTGTTTATGGCCTTTTTGTCTTCACTATGCCAAAACTTGGAAGACATTGAGGAGAAAAGGAACCACTTCAGTGACCTTCACTCCCCTACACCTGCATTACTGTGCCTTCCTCATAGAAGGAAGGTCCAACTGTTTCTTCCACCCATGAATCTTTTTAGTGGCCTCTTTCTAActcttgaaatggaaaaaaaaaaaaagaatttatttcaacACCATTCTGCTtggatgaaaaaaatgtatagaagTCACCTTCTGTAATCTTTCTGTTGAACTGCTGGGAGTAGAGTCACTACAGGGTGTTCTGATTGCTTTCTCCCTGGAATTTACAAGGCAAATGTTGATGTtataattttgtgttttctgaatttctttctacAGACAGCACGCCAACTTGGCTGGCACATTAAGCGGTCATGGATCCTGGGTGTTAAATGTAGCATTTTGTCCTGATGATACCCATTTTGTTTCCAGGTATTAACGAGTTTAAAATCCTTtacacttatttaaaaaaaaagtgttctatTTATGAAGAGAGACTGATCACGAGGTAGCTGTGTTCAAACATCCCAATGAAAGGCTCAAGAGACAATCTACAATGTAATAGCAATTGTGAACAGGGTAAGTCATCCCAGCGCAGTGTAGTTCCCTCCAAGTGAAAAACATCTTAACCTCTGAATGGGCAATTTGATTCTAGAGATCTGAGAAgctgttattaaaaagaaacaaatgcaatcTAATGTAGTATTACATTTGATCTAGTAGATTAACAACTCTTCCAACAGCCCAGACAGTAAGGCGACCCAGTTCTACATAATATGCATTTCTTTATCTTTGTATCAAGGATCTTGGAAGAATTTTCTGGCTAAAATGGGAACCCTCATTTTCATGTTGCATATACAGGACCAGGGAATGTATTTTATAGGTCATTAGAACCTGCTGGAGGACACATGTCTTTGTTACTGAAATACAGTTAATCTATTAATTTGGATGTTGATCAATATTACTTTTTCAGTTCATCTGATAAAAGCGTAAAAGTTTGGGATGCTGGAACAAGAACCTGTGTTCATACTTTCTTTGACCACCAAGACCAGGTATGTTAccaacttaaaactgttccaTCTACTGTCGCATTAAGTCACCATCTTAACAGGAAAACTTAAGGTGTGCAGTTATGTGTTTGTGTTTAAAATTAGAACTATAGCTTTGGGATTTGTCTTCATCTTGCTATAATGAAATCCTCAAAACTGTTAGTAATTTTTAGACACTTAATATCAAACTAGTATTTCAAGGGTATAAATAGATGTCTTCTGCAACTCATTTTTAGAGGTTCAAACAAGGACAGTCTGGATGGCCAAAGGGATTATTATCAACCTCTATTTTTTATCTTTGTCTGTGGTCTTATTTATCATTTCAGACAGCACACAGATGCTAAGGGGGGGGTGAAGATTATAAAAGCTTGATAGGCATCCTTGATACTCGAGACTTCTTCCTTAAACGTCTGTACTGTGTTATTGTAGACTCGAGAGCAATCTAGGAGTGTGTAAATCAAGCCTAACATTTTCAAACTGGGGCAAGTACATGTTGGTAGTTTTCAGGTATATAAAGGATACATGATCCGTGGTCACTAGGAAAGTAAAATCTTTCCAGACAACTAGAGGGCACACTGCTATTAAAAGCAAGAGGTACAACCAAAATCAGTTCCAAGGGGGTACTCTTAAATGATCCTCTTTTGCTGCTTCTAGGCAGTGTATATAACTTGCTCCAaagacaaatacatttttgcCTCACTGTCTTCCTTGATAATCTTCTTTATGTCCTATTTGCAGGTTTGGGGTGTGAAGTATAATGGAAGTGGGTCCAAAATTGTATCTGTTGGAGATGACCAAGAGATCCATATTTATGACTGTCCTGTTTAAATGTCTTGACTTAAGTGCTTTGGTTTTCTGCTGTGGTAATTTACTGCAGCCCTTGtactattactttttttaatattaaaaaagcattttagtaaTGCTTAAGAAATGAGATATCATTTGTAATTTCAATTCTGTTTAGCATGGGAAAAagctttacttttttaaaataaaagctacagCTGCAATTAGTCTGTGATTTTTGGAGATACATTTTTAGAAGGGTGTAGCCATGTAAAGTAACTGCTCAGATAATCTACCACTGGTATTTGTTCCCTGCCTTCACCCAGAAATAGATGAGAGCTAGAAATTGTTGTTCAAGCTGGTCAAACTTATTTTAGGAGAAGGGAAAGTGACAGACATTAGGATAGGCTTTGCTCATCTTCATGTTGCTCCTGAAAGTGAGAGAGGGTCATTTAAGTTGAACAGCTGTTCCAATAATTGTATGGTGACAGGTGCCTGATCATAGTTTAATCTCAGTAAGGGGTAGTACCTCTTTTCAACTCTGACTTTAGTGATtctgctgcaagaaaaacagctcAGAGGGATATGTCATCATTTTACTATGCTATTTCATGGTATTAAAATGGGAGTAGCATAGCCAAGGAAGGTAGTTTTGTAATAACATTCATCTTAATCAAAGCTAGGGTACTTACTGCCCAAGAGGAAACCACACTTTTTCTAGAGAAGGTTGAGGTCCTgatctctcaaaaaaaaaaaacctatggTCTAGTTTTATTTGTAGTATTATGGTGTATGTCATTCTGAAGCACATAGAGGACACTATACAGATTAGTGTTATAGGCTCTGTAAGTTGTTACACTTACATAAAGCTAAGCATTAAAAGATACTGGCCTATtgtagaaaagagagaaaagattatTACGGAAGTAGAAGGGGACAAAGACAATGCTTCTGATATACAAGAGAAATACAGCTAACAGGGTTGCAACATGCAAAGCTGAGTATACAAAGGAGAGCAGGAACTTAAATTTATTTAGAGATTCTAGATTGGCTTaagaattacaagaaaaaacaaaaggtgaAGTTCTATTTATTAGAAGTAACTTCTGCTATGTTTTATtctatgaaattaatttttcagtatgaaaatatttacataagaCACTACTCAACTTCTATCAGTATTGTGAGAGTCTTATATAAATAGCATCGGTGAAATAAATTGAGAACCTTCACAGCACAAGGAAACATATACCAACTCAGTTGGTTCTCAGCTGTGTGACATTTGCTTTATATATAAAGACAAGAACACAATATAAAttagttacaaaaaaaaagtgatactGACAGCGCAGCAACTCAATTTGCTGAACACAAAGACCACAAGCAGTGGCTATTACAGCCATGCAGTTTTCATTGTGAAAATTTACATTTTAGGCAATATCAACTCCACCTCAATTTAAGATGTCTGACACTGTACACCTGTTCTTGGACCCTCCTCATCTTCTTCATATGCTTCTCCTCCACTGTTACGGTAGGTTTGCTCACTTGGGTCGAAGTCTTCAAGGTCTACTTGATCCATCTCATCCGTAATCATAACATCTTCTCTTGGAGGAAGCAGAGCCTCCAGCATATTGAGTTTCTCCCTTGGAAGccagtgctgctctggaaaCTGGACCtacaattaatttaaaattaagttACTTCTGATGCTAATAATTCTTTTGCTGCAGTAAATAAGCAGTCACTTACCAAAAACTGTATAATTAAGCTGCCTTTGTCCATTGGAGATTTGTAGATAGGCATCCCTTCGTTGTAGATACACTTCAGGTCACCATGTTTTATCACTTCACCTACACAAGAGTTGGGAGTTGTTTAACGTGAAAGAAGTTCAACTATCAAAAGCAATTTTTAGATTTCTAAAGACTATGGAAAATTGCAGATTGAAGAGTACTAAAACCAAACTGAGTAAAAGCAATACTGAAATAAGCTCCTTAAGAGTATTTCATCTGCAGTAGAAGGTAAAGTCAGTGTGTTCTTTTAGCACAGCCACCAGGCTGAGTTAGCAGATGATCTAATACAGTTTATAAACATAAATCCCATAATTGAGGTAGAGATTTCATAAGCAGCACTGGACAGCTTTAGCACTAATTCCACATGCAGTATTTAGTTGTCACTCTTCAGTCCTGAATTAAATGACTGCAAGCATAATTATAGTTTGTTACAGCAGCTGATTAAGAACAGACACAGCATAATCAAACAAGCACTTTGTATGTCATCAGAATTCTGAAGACCTACCTGGTCTAGATGATATGACAAGGACTCTGTTATCAAGAGTTTCAATAGTCTTTTTGAAACCACATAAAGCCTCTGAGAGTTGAATTCTCATTTTTGTAACTAAGTCATGGCCTCGTCTCTGAAAAACACCATGATCCTTTTGATCAAGCACAATTATAACATCACCAGGCTCCAGATCAGGCTCCTGGTCACCTTCTCCATGAAACACTATCTTTTGACCATCTTTCATACCtacaggaagaaagagaaaacactttATTCTCTGCAGACATATCAGACTGGAATTAGggaatacaaaacaaatacacagtTCTCACCTTTATCAACATGAACTTCTAtgatctttttctctcttacaACCTTACATCCATTGCAGTTGTCACACCTGTCCTTT
It encodes:
- the DNAJA4 gene encoding dnaJ homolog subfamily A member 4 isoform X1, which encodes MVKETEYYDILQVKPTASSEEIKRAYRKLALKYHPDKNPSEGERFKLISQAYEVLSDPKKRDLYDQGGEQAIKEGGLSGGSFSSPMDIFDMFFGGGGRMNRERRGKNVVHQLGVSLEDLYNGVTRKLALQKNVICGKCEGYGGKRGAVEKCPVCKGRGMQVLVQQIGPGMVQQIQTVCPECKGQGERINPKDRCDNCNGCKVVREKKIIEVHVDKGMKDGQKIVFHGEGDQEPDLEPGDVIIVLDQKDHGVFQRRGHDLVTKMRIQLSEALCGFKKTIETLDNRVLVISSRPGEVIKHGDLKCIYNEGMPIYKSPMDKGSLIIQFLVQFPEQHWLPREKLNMLEALLPPREDVMITDEMDQVDLEDFDPSEQTYRNSGGEAYEEDEEGPRTGVQCQTS
- the DNAJA4 gene encoding dnaJ homolog subfamily A member 4 isoform X2, translating into MNRWRLLFKLISQAYEVLSDPKKRDLYDQGGEQAIKEGGLSGGSFSSPMDIFDMFFGGGGRMNRERRGKNVVHQLGVSLEDLYNGVTRKLALQKNVICGKCEGYGGKRGAVEKCPVCKGRGMQVLVQQIGPGMVQQIQTVCPECKGQGERINPKDRCDNCNGCKVVREKKIIEVHVDKGMKDGQKIVFHGEGDQEPDLEPGDVIIVLDQKDHGVFQRRGHDLVTKMRIQLSEALCGFKKTIETLDNRVLVISSRPGEVIKHGDLKCIYNEGMPIYKSPMDKGSLIIQFLVQFPEQHWLPREKLNMLEALLPPREDVMITDEMDQVDLEDFDPSEQTYRNSGGEAYEEDEEGPRTGVQCQTS
- the DNAJA4 gene encoding dnaJ homolog subfamily A member 4 isoform X4, which translates into the protein MLTQNTKTSEVVTWAQLTSAFIFGPPVDLSFKLISQAYEVLSDPKKRDLYDQGGEQAIKEGGLSGGSFSSPMDIFDMFFGGGGRMNRERRGKNVVHQLGVSLEDLYNGVTRKLALQKNVICGKCEGYGGKRGAVEKCPVCKGRGMQVLVQQIGPGMVQQIQTVCPECKGQGERINPKDRCDNCNGCKVVREKKIIEVHVDKGMKDGQKIVFHGEGDQEPDLEPGDVIIVLDQKDHGVFQRRGHDLVTKMRIQLSEALCGFKKTIETLDNRVLVISSRPGEVIKHGDLKCIYNEGMPIYKSPMDKGSLIIQFLVQFPEQHWLPREKLNMLEALLPPREDVMITDEMDQVDLEDFDPSEQTYRNSGGEAYEEDEEGPRTGVQCQTS
- the DNAJA4 gene encoding dnaJ homolog subfamily A member 4 isoform X3; this translates as MQVLVQQIGPGMVQQIQTVCPECKGQGERINPKDRCDNCNGCKVVREKKIIEVHVDKGMKDGQKIVFHGEGDQEPDLEPGDVIIVLDQKDHGVFQRRGHDLVTKMRIQLSEALCGFKKTIETLDNRVLVISSRPGEVIKHGDLKCIYNEGMPIYKSPMDKGSLIIQFLVQFPEQHWLPREKLNMLEALLPPREDVMITDEMDQVDLEDFDPSEQTYRNSGGEAYEEDEEGPRTGVQCQTS